A DNA window from Naumovozyma dairenensis CBS 421 chromosome 10, complete genome contains the following coding sequences:
- the PUN1 gene encoding Pun1p (similar to Saccharomyces cerevisiae YLR414C; ancestral locus Anc_4.286) has protein sequence MANGIKLFLTAFLSFSALILAIIACAGSTKNYYPINSIYVAQLDLTNLNIESVLPTLSSTSTSTVFPSYITIGLWSYCTLTSNKTFISCTSPSGIQNFNLRNLLYDNIQDNQVLTIIDSISSIILPSNLQDKIKYYNSLVKCMFITLLIGIITSFLALFFALVRWFIHLTVLNLLAICFSILSFLSLLISAGTSMGTYLYIRRLLNDDDSLGVKLYLGRVYLGIIWGAVVASLLDLIVWSFVRSRRRQNINNIYVNNVETKPLIYS, from the coding sequence ATGGCAAACGGtatcaaattatttctaACTGCTTTCCTAAGTTTTTCAGCCCTTATATTAGCCATCATAGCATGTGCTGGTTCTActaaaaattattatccaaTTAATTCAATCTACGTCGCACAATTAGACCTAACTAACTTAAATATAGAATCAGTACTACCGACACTATCTTCAACGTCAACATCAACCGTATTCCCATCATACATAACTATCGGACTATGGTCATATTGTACATTAACATCAAACAAAACTTTCATATCATGTACATCACCAAGCGGTATTCAAAACTTTAATTTGagaaatttattatatgataaCATTCAAGATAATCAAGtattaacaataatagATTCCATATCTTCCATAATATTACCATCCAATTTACaagataaaataaaatattataacaGCCTCGTCAAATGTATGTTCATCACTTTATTGATAGGTATAATTACATCATTCTTGGCTCTTTTCTTCGCTTTGGTTAGATGGTTTATTCATTTGACCGTGTTGAATTTGTTAGCTATATGTTTCTCCATCTTATCATTCTTATCCTTATTGATCTCAGCGGGGACAAGTATGGGGACATACCTTTATATTAGGagattattaaatgatgatgattcatTAGGGGTAAAGTTATATTTGGGAAGAGTATATTTGGGTATAATATGGGGCGCTGTCGTTGCTTCATTATTGGATTTGATCGTTTGGTCTTTTGTAAGATCAAGGAGAAgacaaaatattaataatatctatGTTAATAACGTCGAGACGAAAcctttaatttattcataa
- the INA1 gene encoding Ina1p (similar to Saccharomyces cerevisiae YKL187C and YLR413W; ancestral locus Anc_4.285): protein MLNKKIILLSSCLFSLTTFLLVIIATAGSSSDYKPLTNIYIGEADISKINVTKVAPQFGPVLAILGSALAAPNVTVTDIFDPLKALSTTPALKPLLTLLSAAENTTETVSSILNLAPLALSSSNSTTLEIEGIIELLSNSKNVSQTLDGFNSLMGSMSANTSLTELAATASLETTVFQLLADSANATSSVESLITLNNMTVAEKAQLVPAFSLFSASNNITATFSALVALMNATIPSSLADTLFNSLQTAINSDNDNALATTFTSLGSLVPTSMSSSLEAEELLFNVSNSANTTLSTLEEMIADNITTSQSAKTALTSLSTIVNNASNKTLVLSSVEELSSSSSDASSSTAQLVVLDELLSSSYNDTKTVSTLTDLSGLLIQDISSLQYVPDLLNLMKSSSNATSTLSSLLDITSWAKNNTATFLPLMTVLTDANSSGEVSQEYLEEITPSILGYLNVPVKFRLSIFTLCHVNLAGELTSCTKSHTVQNLDFRQIIYDSLLISDFKPYMDALNIGKWDLHLDGSLQNKQHEYVPAIKATLAMNLIAIISLFFTMGFLLFMAFSKRAISMKLWYCLILTFMWDSLFVGLGSTIVSAMIGIIKRGTKKDKYDVIFTTGSAYCGLTWAGFCIIFLTLQIIIYATWMVRKENGTVVQNVGSGDLEEGINVDTGSSSSKVSERNVEGVIEKNFEK, encoded by the coding sequence ATGCTGAATAAGAAGATAATACTGCTGTCGTCATGTCTGTTTTCATTGACAACATTCCTTTTGGTTATCATAGCGACTGCTGGTTCCAGTTCAGATTACAAACCTCTAActaatatttatatagGTGAAGCTGACATTTCTAAGATTAATGTCACTAAAGTTGCACCACAATTCGGTCCAGTACTTGCAATTCTTGGTTCTGCATTAGCTGCACCAAATGTCACGGTTACTGATATTTTCGATCCATTAAAGGCTCTTTCTACTACTCCAGCTTTGAAACCATTACTTACTCTACTGTCTGCTGCAGAAAATACTACAGAAACTGTCAGCTCCATACTTAATTTAGCACCATTAGCTTTGTCTAGTAGTAATTCTACCACTCTGGAAATTGAAGgaataattgaattattgtCTAACTCTAAAAACGTTTCACAAACATTAGATGGATTCAACTCATTAATGGGATCCATGTCAGCAAATACATCACTAACGGAACTGGCCGCTACAGCTAGCTTGGAAACAACAGTCTTCCAATTATTGGCTGATTCAGCAAATGCAACAAGTAGTGTTGAATCATTAATAACGCTAAATAACATGACTGTTGCAGAAAAGGCTCAATTAGTCCCagcattttcattattctctgcttcaaataatattacagCAACTTTCTCTGCATTAGTTGCTCTAATGAATGCTACTATTCCTTCCTCTTTAGCCGatacattatttaattcacTCCAGACTGCCATTAATagtgataatgataatgcCTTAGCTACTACATTCACTTCTCTTGGAAGTTTAGTTCCAACTTCAATGTCATCTAGTCTTGAAGCTGAAGAATTACTTTTCaatgtttctaattctGCTAATACTACTCTATcaacattagaagaaatGATTGCTGATAACATTACCACCTCCCAATCTGCTAAAACTGCATTGACCTCATTATCCACTATTGTCAACAATGCTTCCAACAAGACATTAGTTTTATCGTCGGTGGAAgaattatcttcatcatcgtcagatgcatcatcatctacaGCTCAATTAGTTGTCttagatgaattattaagcTCAAGTTATAATGATACAAAGACAGTGAGTACCTTAACAGATCTAAGTGGATTATTAATACAGgatatttcatcattacAATATGTTccagatttattaaatttaatgaaatccTCCTCCAACGCTACCTCAACATTAAGTTCCTTATTAGATATTACATCATGGGCTAAAAATAACACGGCAACATTCTTACCTTTAATGACCGTATTAACAGATGCCAATTCGTCAGGAGAAGTCAGTCAAGAATATTTAGAAGAAATCACACCATCAATCTTAGGTTACTTAAATGTCCCAGTTAAATTCCGTCTTTCCATTTTCACTTTATGTCATGTAAATTTAGCGGGTGAATTAACATCATGTACTAAATCTCATACTGTCCAAAATTTAGATTTCAGACAAATTATTTATGATagtttattaatttctgATTTTAAACCATATATGGATGCTTTAAATATTGGTAAATGGGATTTACATTTAGATGGTTCAttacaaaacaaacaacatGAATATGTTCCAGCAATTAAGGCCACATTAgcaatgaatttgattgCTATTATTAGTTTGTTTTTCACGATGGGATTCCTTTTGTTTATGGCTTTCAGTAAACGTGCTATTTCTATGAAATTATGGTATTGTTTAATTTTGACATTTATGTGGGATTCTTTGTTTGTTGGGTTAGGTAGTACTATTGTTAGTGCCATGATTGGTATCATTAAACGTGGTACTAAGAAGGATAAATATGATGTTATTTTTACTACTGGTTCTGCATATTGTGGGTTAACATGGGCCGGgttttgtattattttcttaactttacaaattattatatatgcTACTTGGATGGTTAGGAAGGAGAATGGTACAGTTGTTCAAAATGTTGGTAGTGGTGACTTGGAGGAAGGTATAAATGTTGATACTGGTAGTAGTTCATCCAAAGTTAGTGAACGTAATGTAGAAGGCGTTATCGAAAAGAACTTCGAAAAgtaa
- the BER1 gene encoding Ber1p (similar to Saccharomyces cerevisiae YLR412W; ancestral locus Anc_4.279), protein MILLHTCLYYILIYIYIYKPSEEIDKKNIKDIKTTFDEVLNSYRQIINASSMFEDLINSLNPYKTKIKLIRCLAIGSFHQDLPARYQLALLLEIIQYLSSHSTDNNNNEQQSITVSIYDPIFDKDDLDYISTKQQKENWKLEESMPFVSSNDLTLFFLPHAPLNLTETILNIERPKLCLANNIITHTDRYTKLQLFEKYPFISKLVHSLESTTQPIIPKDIETENDQFETFISKKNKRRNRNNNNKHIIYKEPTIDYDSIDTYFKNCSILTDFNNGKLLKDIKNTWINSFSDLTLHLIE, encoded by the coding sequence ATGATCCTATTACATACATGTTTATACTACatacttatatatatatatatatataaacctAGTGAAGAAATAGAcaaaaagaatatcaaaGACATCAAAACAACATTCGATGAAGTCCTAAATTCATATAGACAAATCATCAATGCTTCATCCATGTTTGAAGatttaatcaattcattaaacCCATACAAAACGaagataaaattgataaGATGTTTAGCTATAGGAAGCTTCCATCAAGATTTACCTGCTAGATATCAATTagctttattattagaaataattcaatactTATCATCACACTCAACtgacaacaacaataacgaACAACAATCTATCACGGTATCAATATATGATCCAATATTCGATAAGGATGATCTAGATTACATTTCCACTaaacaacaaaaagaaaactggaaattagaagaatcAATGCCTTTCGTATCTTCTAATGATTTAACTCTATTCTTCTTACCGCATGCACCATTAAATTTAACTGAAACAATATTAAACATAGAAAGACCAAAATTATGTCTagctaataatattattactcATACTGATAGATATacaaaattacaattatttGAGAAATATCCTTTCATAAGTAAGTTGGTTCATTCCTTAGAGTCCACTACACAACCAATAATACCgaaagatattgaaactGAAAATGATCAGTTTGAAACTTTcatatcaaagaaaaataaaagaagaaatagaaacaataacaacaaacaCATCATTTATAAAGAACCCACAATAGATTatgattcaattgatacatattttaaaaattgttcCATTTTAACAgatttcaataatggaaaattattaaaagatattaaaaatacCTGGATTAATTCATTCTCTGATCTTACTTTACATCTAATAGAATAA
- the FAS1 gene encoding tetrafunctional fatty acid synthase subunit FAS1 (similar to Saccharomyces cerevisiae FAS1 (YKL182W); ancestral locus Anc_4.280) → MSASTRPLILSHGSIEHVLPVPTASYFAASQLQEQFHKTLPEPTEGFASDDEPSSSAELLGKFLGYVASLIDSSTKTQFSEVLSVSLVEFENTYFQANNINDPHTLAAKLLNDQEEFPTTLSKVKELIKNYIAARVVANIPFEKNVNSALFNSNSNNNNNNNTQTEIVAIFGGQGNTDDYFEELREIYQTYHPIVKDIIKFAANTLNDLINLHQAYEKVYTQGFDVIRWLKHPTKTPDVDYLLSIPISCPLIGVIQLTHYAITAKLLGFTPGELRSHLKGATGHSQGLATAVAIAEADSWDSFFVVMKKAISLLFFIGVRCYLAYPNTSLPPSILEDSLENSEGVPSPMLTISNLSKQQVQDFVDETNSHLPAEKHIVISLINGARNVVVSGPPQSLYGLNLALRKEKAPSGLDQSRIPSRERKLKFSNRFLPVTSPFHSHLLIPAMDCIAKDLSTHNIEFNESDLKIPVYDTFDGKNLKDHSSSIAERIVDCIIRLPVNWETTTKFSSTHILDFGPGGASGLGVLTHRNKDGTGVRIIVAGTLDINPDDDYGFKQELFENTLKFNPNWLKEFHPKLVKNKVGKIFVETKFSKLLGRPPLLVPGMTPTTVSPDFVAATINAGYQIELAGGGYFSAQGMTDAIDSVISQIKKGYSLSLNLIYVNPFMLQWCIPLIRELRLKGYPIQSMTIGAGVPSLEVASEYITTLGLTHLGLKPGSIDAISQVITIAKAHPNFPIVLQWTGGRGGGHHSFEDVHTPMLQMYSKIRRQSNIVLIAGSGFGSAEDTYPYLTGQWSTEFNYPPMPFDGFLLGSRVMIAKEAKTAPAAKQAIVDCTGAKDSEWESTYKKPTGGIITVRSEMGEPIHKIATRCVVFWKEMDDTIFNLPKNKLQAALDAKKDYIIGKLNADTHKPWFPTVNGEVRDLDLMTYEEVAQRLVELMFIKKTNSWTDITWRTFTGNFLRRVEERFTKTKTVSVIQSFAMLDEPSKALETVFDAYPASKSQYLNAQDVDYFLNMCQNPAQKPVPFVPVLDQKFEYYFKKDSLWQSEFLEAVVDEDVQRTCILQGPVAAQFTKVIDEPIKDILDGIHNGHISKLLKEKYNNDESSIPVIEYFGGEDLRCTKAVAGTVTYTAESTTDEASWFKKLAGPVKNWRSAFFSTARVVQDSLYVDNPVRKVFKPTDSMSVEITSANNATKTVITLSEPVQGEIKPTCVLKLVKDNLIQMQLIENRTMDGTPVSLPLLYTYQAEDGFAPISEVMEGRNQRIKEMYWKLWINEPFNLNFDPRATIKGADFTITAERISEFTHAIGNTCEDFVARSGKTLLAPMDFAIVVGWRAIIKAIFPNTVDGDLLKLVHMSNGYKMISGAKPLQEGDLISTSAVIKSVVNQSTGKIVEVVGTLSRDGKPVMEVESSFFYRGTYTDFENTFQKTVEPVYQMIIKTPKDIAVLRSKEWFQLDDEDIDLMGKILRFETETEVTFKNANVFASVKCHGPIKMELPTKEHIEIGIVDYEASESYGNPVVDYLKRNGSTLEAKINLENPIPIAVLESQSPSTNEPYGKVSGDLNPIHVSRHFANYANLPGTITHGMYSSAVVRGLIENWAADSVSSRVRGYNCQFVNMVLPNTPLKTSIQHIGMINGRKLIKFETKNDEDTVVLTGEAEVEQPISTFVFTGQGAQEQGMGMDLYQSSEVARDVWDRADGHFKSTYGFSILDIVRNNPKELTVYFGGEKGRKIKENYTQMIFETIVDGKVQTERIFKEIDESTNSYTFKSPTGLLSATQFTQPALTLMEKAAFEDLKSKGLIPADAAFAGHSLGEYAALASLADIMSVESLVDVVFYRGMTMQVAVPRDEKGRSNYGMIAVNPGRVSSTFSQEALQFVVEKVAKRTTWLLEIVNYNVENQQYVAAGDLRSLDTLSNVLNFIKLQKIDIDELQKSMPLEKVESHLFEIIDEISKKSESKEQPIELERGFACIPLRGISVPFHSSYLRNGVKPFHTFLSKNILKENVKVDRLAGKYIPNLTAKPFAVTKEYFQDVYDLTGSCRIKEILDNWEKYEN, encoded by the coding sequence ATGAGCGCTTCTACAAGACCTTTAATCTTATCACACGGTTCCATAGAACATGTTTTACCTGTTCCAACAGCTTCTTATTTCGCTGCTTCTCAATTACAAGAACAATTCCATAAAACTCTACCCGAACCTACTGAGGGCTTCGCATCTGACGATgaaccttcttcttctgctGAACTTTTGGGTAAATTCTTAGGTTATGTTGCTTCTCTAATAGACTCTTCCACCAAGACTCAATTCAGCGAAGTTCTAAGCGTCTCTTTGGTAGAATTCGAAAATACGTATTTTCAAGCTAATAACATTAATGATCCTCATACATTAGCTGCAAAATTACTTAATGACCAAGAAGAATTTCCAACTACTTTATCAAAagttaaagaattaattaaaaattatattgCAGCTAGAGTAGTAGCAAACATTCCATTCGAAAAAAATGTGAACTCTGcattatttaattccaattctaataataataataataataatactcaAACTGAAATAGTAGCTATCTTCGGCGGTCAAGGTAATACAGACGattattttgaagaattaagagaaatatatcaaaCTTATCATCCAATTGTAAAAGATATAATCAAATTCGCTGCAAACactttgaatgatttaataaatctacATCAGGCGTACGAAAAAGTTTACACTCAAGGCTTTGACGTCATTAGATGGTTGAAACATCCAACAAAGACTCCAGATGTAGATTATTTACTATCTATCCCAATATCATGTCCGTTGATCGGTGTTATTCAATTAACCCATTACGCTATCACTGCTAAATTGTTAGGTTTTACTCCAGGTGAGTTAAGATCTCATTTAAAAGGTGCTACAGGTCATTCACAAGGTTTAGCCACTGCTGTAGCCATTGCAGAAGCTGATTCATGGGATTCATTTTTTGTCGTTATGAAAAAGGCAATCTCCCTCTTATTCTTCATCGGTGTTCGTTGTTATTTAGCTTATCCAAATACTTCTTTGCCCCCATCTATCCTTGAAGattctttggaaaattcGGAAGGTGTTCCATCTCCAATGTTAACTATCTCAAATTTATCCAAACAACAAGTTCAAGATTTCGTAGATGAAACTAATTCTCATCTACCTGCTGAAAAACATATCgtcatttcattaattaatggtGCAAGAAATGTAGTAGTATCAGGCCCACCACAATCATTATACGGGTTGAATTTAGCATtaagaaaggaaaaggcTCCATCTGGATTAGATCAATCAAGAATCCCATcaagagaaagaaaattgaaattctCAAATAGATTCTTACCAGTAACCTCACCATTCCATTCTCATTTATTGATTCCTGCTATGGATTGCATCGCTAAAGATTTATCCACTCATAAcattgaattcaatgaatctgatttgaaaatcCCAGTTTATGATACATTTGATGGTAAAAACTTAAAAGAtcattcatcttcaatCGCTGAAAGAATCGTAGATTGTATCATTAGATTACCTGTCAATTGGGAAACTACCActaaattttcatcaactCACATTCTTGATTTCGGACCAGGTGGTGCTTCAGGATTGGGTGTTTTAACTCATCGTAATAAAGATGGTACCGGTGTTCGTATCATCGTAGCGGGCACTTTAGACATTAATCCAGATGACGACTACGGTTTCAAACAAGaactttttgaaaatactttgaaatttaaTCCAAATTGGTTGAAAGAATTCCATCCAAAATTagttaaaaataaagtagGGAAAATCTTTGTAGAGAccaaattttctaaattattagGTAGACCACCTTTATTAGTTCCAGGTATGACTCCAACTACCGTGTCTCCAGATTTCGTCGCCGCTACAATTAATGCCGGTtatcaaattgaattaGCTGGTGGTGGTTATTTCTCTGCTCAAGGTATGACTGATGCAATTGATTCCGTTATTTCTCAAATCAAAAAAGGTTATAGTTTATCActgaatttgatttatgTTAATCCATTCATGTTACAATGGTGTATCCCATTGATTAGAGAATTAAGGTTAAAGGGTTATCCAATTCAATCAATGACTATCGGTGCTGGTGTCCCATCTTTAGAAGTCGCCTCGGAATATATTACTACTTTAGGATTGACACATTTAGGTTTGAAACCTGGGTCCATTGATGCTATTTCTCAAGTTATCACTATTGCTAAAGCTCATCCAAATTTCCCAATCGTTTTACAATGGACTGGTGGTAGAGGTGGTGGTCATCATTCCTTCGAAGATGTTCATACTCCAATGTTACAAATGTATTCTAAGATTAGAAGACAATCTAATATCGTATTGATTGCAGGTTCAGGGTTCGGGTCTGCTGAAGATACTTATCCATACTTGACCGGTCAATGGTCCACTGAATTTAATTATCCTCCAATGCCATTTGATGGGTTCTTATTAGGGTCCAGAGTTATGATTGCCAAGGAGGCTAAGACAGCCCCAGCTGCTAAACAAGCTATTGTCGATTGTACAGGTGCTAAAGATAGTGAATGGGAAAGTACTTACAAGAAACCAACTGGTGGTATTATTACTGTTCGTTCTGAAATGGGTGAACCAATTCATAAGATTGCTACTCGTTGTGTCGTCTTTTGGAAGGAAATGGATGATACTATTTTCAATCTACCAAAGAATAAATTACAAGCTGCTTTAGATGCTAAGAAGgattatattattggtaAATTAAATGCTGATACCCATAAACCTTGGTTCCCTACTGTTAATGGCGAAGTTCGTGATTTAGACTTGATGACATATGAAGAAGTCGCTCAAAGATTAGTTGAATTGATGTTCATTAAGAAGACAAACTCTTGGACTGACATAACTTGGAGAACATTTACTGGTAACTTCTTACGTCGTGTTGAAGAACGTTTCACCAAGACAAAAACTGTTTCCGTAATTCAATCTTTTGCTATGCTAGATGAACCATCAAAGGCATTGGAAACTGTCTTTGACGCCTACCCTGCCTCCAAATCTCAATACTTAAATGCTCAAGATGTcgattattttttgaatatgtGTCAAAATCCAGCTCAAAAACCAGTTCCATTCGTCCCAGTATTAGATCAAAAATtcgaatattatttcaaaaaggATTCATTATGGCAATCTGAATTTTTGGAAGCTGTTGTCGATGAAGATGTTCAAAGAACTTGTATCTTACAAGGTCCAGTGGCTGCTCAATTCACTAAGGTTATTGATGAACCAATTAAAGATATTCTAGATGGCATTCATAACGGTCATATTTCAAAACTattgaaagagaaatataataatgatgaatcatCTATCCCAGTTATTGAATACTTTGGTGGTGAAGATTTGAGATGTACTAAAGCAGTTGCTGGAACTGTTACTTATACTGCAGAATCTACTACCGATGAAGCTTCATGGTTTAAAAAACTTGCTGGTCCAGTTAAGAATTGGCGTTCTGCATTTTTCTCCACTGCTAGAGTTGTCCAAGATTCACTGTATGTTGATAATCCAGTTAGGAAAGTCTTTAAACCAACTGATTCTATGAGTGTTGAGATCACAAGTGCCAACAATGCCACAAAGACTGTTATTACATTATCTGAACCAGTGCAAGGTGAAATTAAACCAACATGTGTTTTGAAATTAGTTAAAGataatttgattcaaatgcaattgattgaaaatagAACTATGGATGGTACTCCAGTATCCTTACCATTGTTATATACTTATCAAGCTGAAGATGGGTTTGCTCCAATCTCTGAAGTTATGGAAGGTCGTAACCAACGTATTAAGGAAATGTATTGGAAATTATGGATTAATGAACCtttcaatttgaatttcGATCCAAGAGCCACTATCAAAGGTGCTGATTTCACAATTACCGCTGAACGTATTTCTGAATTTACTCATGCTATTGGTAACACTTGTGAAGATTTCGTTGCTAGATCAGGTAAAACTTTATTAGCTCCTATGGATTTCGctattgttgttggttGGAGAGCTATTATTAAGGCTATTTTCCCCAATACTGTTGACGGTGATTTATTGAAGTTGGTTCACATGTCTAATGGGTACAAGATGATTTCAGGTGCTAAACCATTACAAGAAGGTGATCTTATTTCCACATCTGCTGTTATCAAATCTGTCGTTAACCAATCAACTGGGAAAATCGTTGAAGTTGTTGGAACTTTAAGTAGAGATGGTAAACCTGTTATGGAAGTGGAATCATCTTTCTTTTACAGAGGTACTTACActgattttgaaaacaCATTCCAAAAGACTGTGGAACCTGtttatcaaatgataatcAAGACTCCAAAGGATATTGCTGTTTTAAGATCCAAAGAATGGTTCCAgttagatgatgaagatattgatttaatgGGTAAAATATTAAGGTTTGAAACTGAAACTGAAGTCACATTCAAGAATGCGAACGTTTTCGCTAGTGTTAAATGCCATGGTCCAATTAAGATGGAATTACCAACCAAGGAACATATTGAAATTGGTATTGTTGATTATGAAGCTAGTGAATCATATGGTAATCCAGTAgttgattatttgaaaagaaatggtTCTACTTTGGAAGCTAAGATCAATTTGGAAAATCCAATTCCAATTGCTGTTTTAGAATCTCAAAGTCCAAGTACTAATGAGCCATACGGTAAAGTTTCTGGTGATTTGAATCCTATTCATGTTTCTCGTCATTTTGCTAATTATGCAAACTTACCAGGTACTATTACACATGGTATGTATTCATCTGCAGTGGTTCGTGgtttaattgaaaattgggCTGCTGATAGTGTTTCATCCAGAGTACGTGGATATAATTGTCAATTTGTTAATATGGTATTACCAAATACTCCATTGAAGACATCTATTCAACATATTGGTATGATTAATGGACgtaaattaattaaatttgaaacgaagaatgatgaagatactGTTGTTTTGACAGGTGAAGCTGAAGTGGAACAACCAATTTCCACATTTGTCTTTACTGGTCAAGGTGCTCAAGAACAAGGTATGGGTATGGATTTATATCAATCATCAGAAGTTGCTAGAGATGTTTGGGATAGAGCTGATGGTCACTTCAAATCTACATATGGGTTCTCCATATTAGATATTGTTAGGAACAATCCAAAGGAATTAACAGTATATTTTGGTGGTGAAAAGGGTAGAAaaattaaggaaaattATACTCAAATGATTTTCGAAACTATTGTTGATGGTAAAGTTCAAACGGAAagaattttcaaagaaattgatgaatctACTAATTCTTATACGTTTAAATCACCAACTGGATTATTATCTGCTACACAATTTACACAACCAGCTTTAACTTTAATGGAAAAGGCAGcatttgaagatttgaaatctAAGGGATTAATTCCAGCAGATGCAGCCTTTGCAGGTCATTCCTTAGGTGAATATGCAGCATTAGCTTCATTAGCTGATATTATGTCAGTAGAATCTTTAGTTGATGTTGTGTTTTATAGAGGTATGACTATGCAAGTTGCTGTACCAAGAGATGAAAAGGGTAGATCTAATTATGGTATGATTGCTGTTAATCCCGGTAGAGTCTCATCAACGTTTTCACAAGAAGCATTAcaatttgttgttgaaaaaGTTGCCAAGAGAACTACCTGGCTATTAGAAATTGTTAATTATAATGTTgaaaatcaacaatatGTTGCCGCTGGTGATTTAAGAAGTTTAGATACATTATCAAATGTtttaaatttcattaaattacaaaaaattgatattgatgaattacaaaagagTATGCCATTGGAAAAAGTTGAATCccatttatttgaaataattgatgaaatttccAAGAAGAGTGAAAGTAAAGAACAACCGattgaattagaaagaGGATTTGCATGTATTCCATTACGTGGTATATCAGTTCCATTCCATTCATCGTATTTGAGAAATGGTGTTAAACCATTCCATACATTCCTAAGtaagaatattttgaaagagAATGTTAAAGTTGATAGATTAGCAGgtaaatatattccaaatttgaCAGCTAAACCATTTGCCGTGACGAAAGAATATTTCCAAGATGTTTATGATTTAACTGGATCATGTCGtatcaaagaaattctTGACAATTgggaaaaatatgaaaacTAA
- the DIF1 gene encoding Dif1p (similar to Saccharomyces cerevisiae YLR437C and SML1 (YML058W); ancestral locus Anc_4.316), translating into MSNDTLNYQGNMNWNTTTESQPAVALKQIQTESVPVNNEKYNYQNKLSTVGMRIRQKIDQGYYNHSNASLQNDGLIRDYASMIVPQFNTKVILNRQPPMLVNQRTVSTQSDLDTMFHNNNMKPGNQDINMDAEDEYNRKRKI; encoded by the coding sequence atgAGTAACGACACTTTAAATTATCAAGGAAATATGAATTGGAACACAACGACAGAGTCTCAACCAGCTGTCGCACTAAAGCAAATTCAAACTGAAAGTGTGCCAGTAAATAATGAGAAGTATAATTATCAAAACAAATTGAGTACCGTCGGAATGAGAATTAGACAAAAGATTGACCAAGgttattataatcattCTAATGCCTCGTTGCAAAATGACGGACTTATAAGAGATTATGCATCCATGATCGTGCCACAATTTAATACTAAGGTCATCTTGAATCGTCAACCTCCAATGTTAGTCAACCAAAGAACTGTATCCACTCAATCAGACCTTGATACTATGTTCcataacaacaacatgaAGCCAGGCAATCAAGATATCAACATGGATGCCGaagatgaatataatagaaagagaaagatttga